From the genome of Pelobates fuscus isolate aPelFus1 chromosome 6, aPelFus1.pri, whole genome shotgun sequence, one region includes:
- the TMEM101 gene encoding transmembrane protein 101, which yields MAAGGRRKVLQLVTRFGVLLLTRCPFWFCFSQLMLYAERAEAKRKPDIPVPYLYFYLAASVICASFMSFGVKRRWFALGSAMELAIGTYAAHVGGYVHYGDWLKVRMYSRTIAVIGGFLVLASGAGEIYRQKPRSRSLQSTGQVFIGIYLICMAYTLQHSKEDRLAYLEFLPGGEPALQIVFILFGILALSFLSGYYVRIAAQVLAVLLPLTLLLIDGNLNYWHTNRRVEFWNQMRLIGQNIGIFGAAVIIATDG from the exons ATGGCGGCGGGTGGGCGAAGGAAAGTCCTGCAGCTGGTGACCCGGTTTGGGGTGCTGCTCCTCACCCGGTGCCCGTTCTGGTTTTGTTTCAGCCAGTTAATGCTGTATGCCGAGAGGGCAGAGGCAAAGAG GAAGCCAGATATCCCTGTTCCATATCTCTATTTTTATCTGGCGGCCTCTGTAATCTGTGCCAGTTTCATGTCTTTCGGCGTTAAACGGCGCTGGTTTGCCTTAGGATCGGCCATGGAGCTGGCAATCGGCACCTACGCTGCCCACGTTGGTGGATATGTGCATTATGGAGACTGGTTGAAG GTCAGGATGTACTCACGCACCATTGCTGTCATTGGTGGCTTCCTGGTTTTGGCCAGTGGTGCCGGGGAGATCTACAGACAGAAGCCACGGAGTCGCTCTTTGCAGTCCACTGGACAGGTCTTCATAGGGATCTACCTAATTTGCATG GCGTATACCTTGCAGCACAGTAAGGAGGATCGCCTGGCATATCTAGAGTTCCTGCCGGGAGGCGAACCCGCCCTGCAAATCGTCTTTATCCTATTTGGGATCTTGGCTTTATCTTTCCTATCTGGGTATTACGTGAGGATTGCTGCCCAGGTTCTAGCAGTGCTGcttcctctaaccctactccTCATAGATGGCAACCTGAACTATTGGCACACTAACAGACGGGTGGAATTCTGGAACCAGATGCGACTCATTGGACAGAACATTGGCATCTTCGGTGCTGCTGTTATAATAGCCACGGATGGCTGA